The Eleginops maclovinus isolate JMC-PN-2008 ecotype Puerto Natales chromosome 6, JC_Emac_rtc_rv5, whole genome shotgun sequence DNA segment cacacCTGCTTAGCTCTAGGAGCCCCTGGGGAAATAACTTAGCTATGTGTGCACAGCATGAGAGCTGCCTGGGATTTTTCTCGTCCAACCTGCACCACCATATGGCCCGATATCATATGAACAGCCACAAAGGAAGACAAACAGTGTACGGGGAGGGAAAGTAGAGGAATGTAAGCAGAGGGAAAGTGGAGAATGAGGCTGCTCCCTGGGGAATAGGAAGGAATGAGATTTAGGTCAATTCTCAGGTGCACTGGGTCAATGGGATTATTGACATGCATGCATACCTTTTAAACTGTTCTGTAAAACTATGATAAATATACTCTTATGAGCTGcatcataaaatatatatctgtcACTAAAGGGATTTTTTCTTGTCACTGAATTATCTCTCCTCATCGTTCTCTCCCTTCCAGCTCCCTCTCCGGTGTCGTCTATCTTAGCCACTGACGTCACCAGGCACAGTTTGTCGTTGTCCTGGCAACAGCCGGATAGACCCAACGGGGTCATCCTAGAATACGAGGTCAAGTTCTATGAAAAGGTGAGGCGCCTGCAGGTTAATGCTGCTCAGGCAGCTGTCTGGAATGCCGATATGTTGGCACTCTGTTTGTGTTACTCTGATGGCAGCGATGGATTTGCGGTCAGACATTGAAAAGAACCCCTCTTTTTGTCCCGTCTAATCAGGATCAGAAAGAGCGGTCCTACCGCATAATGAGGACCTTCTCCCGGAGCGTCGATGTCACGGGGCTCAACCCCCTCACTGTGTACGTGTTTCATGTGCGTGCTCGCACCGCTGCCGGATACGGAGACTTCAGCACCGCTTTTGAATTTGCCACCAATTCGGGTATTGTGACAATAATGTTAATGAggttttaaaacaatacaataaagttTATTGTTTCCAAGTTTCCAACTTTCTGGTTGTGCCCTTTTTATGTCCTTCCCTGTAAGATCCCTTCCCTCTGATTGGAGAAGGAGTAAACTCAGccttcctgctgctgtctgtcagCGGGGTTGGGATTTTACTGCTGATATCTGCAGCTGTCTTCATCATTAGCCgcaggtatacacacacacacacacacacacacacacacacacacacacacacacacacacacacacacacacacacacacacacacacacacacacacacatactgtataggCATCCATACAGGCAGGCATTCACACCTATAGGCTTGTTATGATGGTAAGAAGTTTCCCATCAGTTAATCGCTGACCTCAACATGAGTGCTGCCTCAACCTTAACTACTGCTTTTAACTAAACTGccacaatacacacaaacaactgcTATTGTGTGGgtaaatagtgtgtgtgtgtgtgtgtgtgtgtgtgtgtgtgtgtgtgtgtgtgtgtgtgtgtgtgtgtgtgtgtgtgtgtgtgtgtgtgtgtgtgtgtgtgtgtgtgtgtgtgtgtgtgtgtgtgtgtgtgtgtgtgtgttacctagCGCTTTTAAAGGGGATTAGAGTGGAGACAGTGATAATCCCTTTGTCCCTGGCTTGTCATTACTGTCTCTTCAGCAGCACAGCTTGTATGTCATCTTCAATtggcatgtacacacacacacacacacacacacacacacacacaaacacacacacacacacacacacacacacacacacacacacacacacacacacacacacacacacacacacacacacacacacacacatagcagaaacacaagcatgggcaaatgttcacacacacacacacacctgctcagCCACAAAGGTGTTTTTGACAGTTCCTTTGTTTAATGGAAAACATCTTTTATCTTGCGCTACCTGAGGCATcgcccctcctccctctcttcttaaATGCTTTCATCTCCTCGCTTTGCCTTCCCTGCAGCCCGTTGCTCTCTGTTCTCATTGTCTTCCCTTTCCATGGCGGCAAATCCTGAAAAACCCAGTAAATGCATAGCGCTACTAGGGATGAAAATACACAAAGTTGAAAACAATGGGACACACcaatgtttttctatttgtcACTTCTAGCAAACTGTAAAAATCtttacaagaaaatgtaacaaaaagcAATTATGTGATgcacttttttgtcttttgttaaatgtgttaaatctCCATCACCTTCTTTATCTCATCAGGAGGAGCAagtacagtaaaacaaaacaggaatcagaggaggagaaacatcTTAACCCAGGtactttacacacaaacacacacacacacacacacacacacacacacacacacacacacacacacacacacacacacacacacacacacacacacacacacacacacacacacacacacacacacacagaaagactgATGCTCTTTATTACACTTCTTCTCTTCCCCCCTGCACACATCTTACACATATATTTCCACAGATATTCCCATAACATATGCAGCAGTTATATAACTCTTATTTCTTACCCTCCTCTGCaaatcttcctcctctcccgcCTCTCCTTTATGGCAGGAGTTAAAATCTACGTGGATCCGTTCACCTATGAAGACCCTGATCAGGCCATCCACGAGTTTGCCAAGGAGATTGATGTTAGCAGTATTCACATCGAGAGGGTTATTGGCATGGGTAAGCTTGGCATCAGTGCCCGCacaaccacacactcacacacacacgcactaacaggcccacacacacatgctggctTGGCGCTGACACTGctgtttgctctgtgtgtgtaggagagTTTGGGGAGGTGTGCAGTGGTCGGCTGCGTGTTCAGGGAAAGAGGGAAATCTACGTGGCCATCAAGAGTCTGAAGGCGGGATACTCTGACAAACAGAGGCGGGACTTCCTGTCGGAGGCCTCCATCATGGGACAGTTTGACCATCCCAACATCATCAGGCTGGAGGGTGTCGTCACAAGATGTGAGTTGAAGAACCTGAAGAATTTTTGGCCAATGCTGtccggcagtggctcagtcagtaggtACTTGGACTGGGAGCCGTGgggttgctggttcaagtccccgaacagacctaTAATATGGAGTGTGGaatgctacttggagaggtcccagttcacctcattggccctgctgtggtgcccctGGGCAAGGCACCGAACACCCTGGCTACCATTTCCTGCCCtatcctgttttctttctcacttaTTGATGTTGCTGCTATGATACCTGAAATTCCTATGGGGGTTGATTAAGGTTTGTCATATCTTGTCTGCTTGTGttgcattttaacatttattacTCTTTACTTGTTTAGGTAAACCTTTGATGATCATTACAGAATACATGGAGAATGGATCCCTTGATACTTTTCTTCGGGTACATGCATTTCATCATACtgtcatttatttccaaacaaacataaatacagctTGAAATTTGCCATCTtactgaaaatgtactgaaTCACAGAAAATAATCAATTCATGACCACTGCAGCTATCTGTTGGTCGGGCCCATGCTAACCTGTCTCTATAACCTTAATGTCGCAGAAACATGATGGCCAGTTCACAGTGATCCAGCTGGTCGGCATGCTGCGTGGCATTGCCTCGGGTATGAAGTACCTGTCGGACATGAGCTACGTTCACAGAGACCTGGCAGCTCGTAACATCCTGGTGAACAGCAACCTGGTGTGTAAGGTGTCAGACTTCGGCCTGAGTCGAGTTCTGGAGGACGACCCAGAGGCTGCCTACACCACAAgggtaagacacacacagaaataacataCGCATATAAACTGCTAATCATCATTCTTGTTAGCCATCTAATTCCAAGccaagtatatatttttttatttttaaatgtgcatttgatacattttgttgTAGACAAATGTATGacaaaatcaaataatacaTCTTAAAGCTACAACTATAGGCATTAAAAAGATTTCTCTCTTCAGATATTAATCAATGAGGTAATCAGTTAGACaaaaaccaaataaatcaatgatggaaataaaagaGCCTTTATTCACTGAACCAcaattacttttacttctgtATTAGGAGGCTACTGGGACTTATCTTTCCCCTGGAGGGAAGATCCCCATCAGGTGGACGGCTCCAGAGGCCATATCCTACAGGAAGTTCACCACAGCGAGTGACGTGTGGAGTTACGGTATCGTCATGTGGGAGGTGGTTTCATACGGAGAGAGACCCTACTGGGACATGAACAACCAGGATGTGAGTCACTTTACATATCACCTAACCaacagtttgttaaaaaaacaaaagagggaGCTCATTCCATAAAGcctttgcatatttaaatggTACATTTCAAAGAATGATTTAGCTTCATAGTGGTCATATCCTGCTGGTAATTACAACACTCACCGGCTTTATTTCTCttaaacagtatttttaaaacaacatttaaattcatttatattaatttaattctatattatatatattttttacatattttatgaagataatatttacatttttattacatacATACTTAAGAATGACTAATTTTAGGACAAACAATACTAGGAATTGTTTAAAACTTTTTGAAAAACTGTACAATAATATGTAGAacattttatgactttttttgacatttaaatagcTGATTAAACTGACAAGGATGTAATATGGACAATCAAGGTTGAACTGGGAAGCAGCATTACCAAATAAGTGGTTTGTATAATATTAGGGGGAAATGGGGATTTGCTTAACATTGATTGCTGTTATGGTCACATTTGTGCATACAGTTGTCAAACTGTGTCTTTCAGATCAAGAAAGTTAGtgactaaatgtttttgaaactgAAAAGGAAGATACAACAACCCTGTTTATTAAAACCCTTCTCAGCACACCAATTCACACcaattgaaatgtttattaaacatAATGTGTGTGCTTTTAGAAAAGAGATTAAACTCTTACTTCTCCACAgtccacatttatttaactccataaaaaaataaattaagtaGAAGTGGAAAAAGCACCACTTCTGTAGGATATTTTGGAAagccttttttggggggttggggggggggataaacCTTCCTCTTTGTGACGTACTGAATTCTGATGCAGTGACCTCTGCACcatttaaaaatagtaaataTGGCTTTAAATCATCCACAGAAAGGGCAGCAGGCAAGATTTCGTTTTTTAGtcacttattttaaatataaatatttagacTTTGCAAAAAAGATGACTAGAATATGCTGCTTAATGTTATCCCTCAGCCAAGCAGCCTCCGAGATCTGAGACTTAAATCCGTTTTCAGAGCAAATTTCCAATAACTTTGCTATCAAAGCGAGTTAAGTTGGAGTAGGTCAAAGTGCAGTGCGGCATATGGAAATCTTCAGACATGATGGATTTCATCTGCAGCACACTTGCAGTCTAAGAAAACATTCCTGATGAGCCGTTCTCTAGACGCTTTAACCGtcttatttactttgttttgctttttttcagaACAAATTAGTACACGCCAAGCTGCTCTTCTGTCTTTTTAAGTTGATTTGTTTTAGTGAACACTGTGGAGAAGATTTATCGCACAAACAAGCTGAAGCATCTTTAAACCTAATTTCTTAGTTAACTCCATTGCTGTGTCCCAATTCCATACTATCTAATGAGGCATTTCTTAATATGAAGTCTCTTCATTTTAGGAAAGTTGACTGATTTGACCTGCTTATCAACACAGACAGGGACTGTTACCCACAGCTCATGGAGGCAATTATGCATATGGAAATTGGGCAAATTTgcatgtattaaaaaaaaataaaagcaaaaaacagcCAACTCAATGACTACATGAAAATATTATACTTCCTGTTCACATGCCCCAAAGCCCACAAAATATAGGTTCAAAACTAAGAGCACAGCTAACCTCCAAATTGAAGTATGACATAAAGTAATAATAACTTTTAATGAAGACTAAGGCTCAAAAGGCGCTGTTATTTCAGTTGTGTCTGAACATCGAACAGCGTCTGTAATGGACAGTATCGTCCCACAGTATAATGCacaaaggaaagagaggagCTGCTCACATCTgcaaaaaattataataaattgCAGTTGGTGGTGAGACAGCTCtggaaacaacagaaaagtAATAAATCTTCATGGAAAGattctgctttctctctgtgaAATGTAATTGGTGGTGGCGTTTTAAAGTGGCTGTTTGATTGAAGTCCGTTAGCTCATTTCCTGCACAAAACCATAatgatttattgtattctaactgcaaacacatatacagtaatgATAAGAATATACTGTGCACTGTATGCTACAAGTAAACACCGTGGGATATGGACAAGCACTGACATCGCCGCCTGCAAATTTAGAATTGTTCTGCATTATTATAGCATTTTTGCCTGATTATATCTTTAAGGAACTCTTTTCTTTGTCCTTTCTCTAGGTGATAAAAGCGATAGAAGAAGGCTACCGTTTGCCTGCGCCAATGGACTGCCCCGTGGTGATGCATCAGCTCATGTTGGACTGctgggagagagagcgagcagAGAGACCCACCTTCAGTCAGATACTCAACATGCTGGATAAACTCATCCGTAACCCCGGGACTCTGCGCCGGACAGGAGGGGACAGGTACAAACTGCATATGTTAATACATTCATTACAGATCACAGACACATACATTAAGTATTAATTCAGCATTCATTTTGAACCCACACCTACGTTATTTCATACTGATGATTAGGTGCTAGATTTCCTATTTCAGGACATTACCAACCTTCGTCTTTCCACTCACGCTTCTTGTTTTCACAGACCCACAGCCACTATGTTGGAGTCAGCGGTGGgttcagaggtgtgtgtgtcagtcctACCGGAGGTGTGTGTGCCAGGCTGGTCGGTGTGTGAGTGGCTGCAGTCCATCGGGTTGGAGAGGTACAGAGACACTCTGGCAGCAGCCGGATACACCAGCCTCGACAGCCTCCTGGCTCTCTCACACCAGTAAGTGCACCTTCATGGGAAAATGGGCTTTGGCATTTACTTATCAGATTTCTTAGAGCAAAAACACAAGCTGCACATTCAGAAGGAGTTACACAAACATATGTATTTCCGCACCTTATAGTAAGATATAtactgtttggttttatttttacatagcTGTGGTCATGTCGTTTTTACCTGGCACTTTTAATAACTCAATCAGCTCAAATAAacgtgtttaaaatgtgtcaatcaaacacctctaaaaaaTATTGGAATAAGACGCCATGCatgttaaaatgtcagtttttaaaaaaaacagacacatccCAGATTAACAAAGTGATATGCTGAcacctttacattttgttaagaTGTCAGTAAATGCCTCACAGTACTTTCACTGTATTATTACATTGAAAAGCTGACTCTAAGGTCCATGTTTAACGAGTCATTTgggcagggtttttttttgtcaaacagTTACATACTCCTTAAATTAAAGGGTAGCTTTCGCATTGTTTTATCTTGGACCCAACAAAGAATTATATCCAGCTAAATGGTATTCTCGTTAGCCTATTCAAAGAACCTAGTCGTTATccaaaatatatcaataaacataaaaagaatgATCCCAATGGTTGGATGAATGGGTGGTGAACGTGGGCctatatatttaatatgaaacaGCTTCCTCACCACTGAGCTGTGGTTTCTTGTTCACATTGCTTTTCTtctcatgtgtttttaatagtaCTGAATGACAATGGGGTTCCATGGCACAAAGACACAAACGATATAAGGCTTTGGCTACACAGACAACTTGATAATAAGGTTTTGGCTTAATTGGTAGACTGGGTTGGTTATTTATTGTTAGCTTGGTGGTTACAACGTTGTTCATGTGTGTCTTGAGCAGACACTGAAGCCCAAACAGCTCTTAATGTCTGTGTACGGCAAAAGATGCGAGTGTCTGCCCATTGTTATAAAAGACGGTCCTATCCTTTGAGTACTGCATGTGGTGGCTTTGTGTTTGAACATTATCTTTGTCTCTGCACCCACAGGGAGATGGACAGACTGGGAATAATCACACCGTCACACCAGGACATACTAATTGCTAGTGTGCAGCAAGAAATGTTGTCGCAAATGCAACACATGCAACACACAATGGTTCCAGTCTGAGCAGAGCGGGGAGCTGATACAAACGTGTTTTGAGAAGAATTTCATTTACCTCATCCATGCACTTTAGAGGGACCTTTCACCAGTGGAAATACAAGGAGTGGAGTAAAGTCCGATGTGAAAAGCAGCACTTTTGTGAACTCCCATCCCATGGAGTTTTCTAAACACCATGATCTGGACGTGGCCACAGATAGCGTTAAGCTACTGAGCTCATCCTCTTATCCAGTtctatttttcattattttattatctgtttCGTGAAGGCTGACTTGTTAAGGCTGTGAATAAGCAGAATGGCttccagtttatttttttgctgcttCGAGCTTGacttgaataaaatgtgttttttgtttgctcgtatgtgtgtgtgtgtgtgtgtgtgtgtgtgtgtgtgtgtgtgtgtgtgtgtgtgtgtgtgtgtgtgcgtgcgtgcgtgcgtgcgtgcgtgcgtgcgtgcgtgcgtgcgtgcgtgtgtgcttgtgttgcTTGTTACGTGTTGCGTGAATGTACACATCACAGAATTTCCCTTGCCAAGACGTCAGCTATCTTTGAATATTCTCAATATGCAAAGTATCCCCGAGAGAGAGATTTGGAGGAGCCGGACAGAATGTATCATTATGAGCTCTTACTGGTTTCATACAGGAAGATCTACAAACAAACTGTAtgatttgcttgttttttttttattgttctgtttttattgttttttattttatgcatttccGTTGAATTAGACATTTAGAGTATAATGTCATCCTTCTGTGTCAATTGTAAATGTCTCTTATTTGATGCTAATAATTAGCTACCTgaagcattttgtttatttatggtCTTTTTTATAGTTTGTACATTGtaaaatagaaacacagaggaaatattGTAGTGATTGCCATATTGCATTGCAATAAATTCCAAAACCATCCATTTATGTAGGATCTTTTGTAAACTTTGAATACTTTTGTTTATCTGAGTTTGGCAGAAGACGTTGAGACTTAGTCAGAGGTGCCTGTAACAAGGAAAACAACTTGAGAAGAACACCCAGCTGAAATACTTGTGGTGTCTTCACACAgtgttgcatttgtgtgtgtgacagagaggacagagagaaggaggaagaagaaagagtgGCAGAGGAAGActgagaagagaaagagggcttgatttaaaaagagagaaaatgaagagTGGGCTGTCACCATGAGCATCTGTGTAGCATCATGTTTATTTGTAGTCTAAATTAGGCTGAGTTTGCAATGCACACTTGTCGAATCAGCAAACATCTGCCTCCCACTACACTTCCACACatactataaacacacacacacacacacacacacacacacacacacacacacacacacacacacacacacacacacacacacaccagggagTTGATTGGAGGAACCCTTTGATAGATAAAGGAAGGAAAGATATGATCTGGATTCTGGcaaaaatgtcagtgtttttttttcccatccTAATGAGTTTCCTTCCACACCAGCACAACACACATACCCCCAAACCGCCCGCCCCCCGCCTCACTCCCAATACATCCAAATTACACAGCAAACAAAATGCTGATGGTGGTTAATGAGGCAGATGCCTCCGAGTacgagacagaaagaggaagacacacagagggagagagctgGGCTTGGCCTGGGGCAATGAAACAGGCAGCTTCTGTCAAATAATGAGGCACAGACAACACATTTAGCAGGTAGCCTTTTGTGATGATGCATCACACGCCAAGCTCTACTCGGAAAAGGATAAAATGACATCTGGTCTTGTACGAAATAACTGCTTGCACAGAGTAGATGAACTCACTTTCAGAGAAGTGTGGCTCTATTGATGACAATGTTAGTCAGTCAACTGTTTTAATTCCGGATAGAAATATGTCAAcaactacactgaaaaaactgaaacgttgactcaatcaaatatattatgttGACAaattccacataactgtattaggttagttgaaagcattaatattaatataaacaaaacatatacagCTCCGTTTTTTCACTGTATTCAATGTATTCACACAAACGTttcaagaaaaacattcatggtccccagaggatgattTCTAATAACTTTAGATGTCCCCTTTTTTCTCAAGtttcatcatgagtctgataTTTGTGTCTCTGATTGAAATATCTtgacaactattggatggatttgAATAAACTTTGGCACAAACATGAGGATCAATTATATAACTTTGGTGAACCTCTGGCTTTTCATCTACAGCAACCATCAGGTCGAAATATAGTCTattactttggtttatgacaaAACTAAGTCAAACTGATTTGTTGTGTTAGCGCTAAGtatcaaacaataacatttaaaagcatcatCATGTTAGCAATTTGCTTCTGACTGGTTATTATTCCTACTTTAGCATTTATCTCCACGATTGCTTTGATTTAGTGCAGCCTCATAGAACGCTTCAGAAGCTTTTCCATTTGCATTCCCCGCCACAGAGCATGGCCTGTAGGTGTTCTAAGTTGTTATAAAAGGGATCGATCATAGGGATAAAAAGGACACCGTTTAGAGGCTGAATCCACATTGACTGATGCTAGAGTGAGCAGTAGTAATTTTAACCCTAAAAGACACGCTTGTTATATAGAGAAGGGCACATCAAATTGAATCTTTCTGTCTCCGTATCTCAGTGGGAGGCGATTGTGGGTTTTTGTCCCCAGATTAGGGCGGGTATAGAGCTGGCTAATCCTGCTCGCTCCTCCATGTGGGAGTGGCAGTGGGGGGCCTTTGCTGCGCGGCCAGCCGTAATCTAATGGGTGTGAGATTGGCTTTATACACGGGCAcgctcactcacacacagccggagacacacaacacaaagtcTAGATTTGTTTCAGGATTAAAGTCCCCACCTCAATGACTGACATAATGCCACAGGCATTCCCACGGTAACCCTCATGAAGTTGTCTGTATGTGAGTATGTGTGCGATCAGTTTGTGTGTCTAGATGGGATCCTCGATGATGCTGATgagaaatactttgaaaaaggaaatagaaagGGCCCATGAAAATGAGAAAacgcacacaagcacacacacaaacacacacacacacacacacacacacacacacacacacacacacacacacacacacacacacacacacacactgagccccACTAGGAAAGCATCTGCCCAGGTTGGCAGGCCATGTCCCTCTCATTATGCTGGCCAGTCACTCGTGTCCTGGCTCTCtctcccctgctgctgctgctggacaggTAGCATCTGACACACATTAGCCTTCTATTAATGACTTCTGCTGCAGCCATTATCACACACTTAGGGAAAAACATCCCCAGGGTGCCATTTTTTGCAGTGCCATGCATATATCTCCAAAATTTTCCAAACGTTCTGCAAGCAAAGCAATGCTGCGTCTTCAGGTTTCGTTCCTACACTtggattgttgttgtttcatcttttgtttgcatttgcGTGTGATGGTACCTCACGTTAAGTCCAGGATGTCCGTGAAACTTGCTCTCAGAGGTGAATCCAGAGGAATGTGGGGTGTGTCTGGTGGACCTCCCACATCAGATTCATTGTTTACCCATGATCCCAAAAGGGAATACCACTGTGATTAACATTAATCCTTCAAGTCtgtgcacaaaaaacacaaatgccaTCTAAAGATCTCCAACATCAGCAGCAGGTGTTGTGGACCATTCCTCACTTCCTCTCAATCTAGTGCAGTGTTTGACATTGTGCCTGTTCAGCTCTCAGGTTCAACAGGTCCATAGAATGATATTGCCAACAAAAAGTCATggtctgttcacatttttctatCCTTTCAAATCCTGCTGTGGTCACAGCGTCATAATGACCGAGGATCACAGAGGGTCAAACATTCCCTATTCACTGCTctaaaaaaatatgattgcttAGGAATTTGTTGAAAGACTCAGGTTTCTGTGCCAGAAAGTGTTCAGTCAAGGTGTCCTTAATAAAATTGACTTTTAGAATCATATGTCAATTTCTGAAAATTGTAGTTTTTGCTAAATGTTAAGGAGCACAAAGAACAATACgatgaatacaaaacaatagATCTCAGCAGGAATGAACTCCAAAGATTAGCAAAATAAGCCAATAATAGGCATTGATAAATCCATGAAAGTAAGTAGGGAAGAAGATAATTAACTCATCTAACTGGGTTCCCTCGACATAACCATCGAACCATCTCCAATGaagcagacagaaagacagagcaGAAATAATCATGTTAAAGTACCAGTAAGAGCGAATTGTGGCTGACAGGATTATTCGTATGTCTTTATAACAGAATATCAGTGACTCAGAGACATTGTGCTATACAGGCAAACATACTATAACTGGTGTTTGGACTGAAACGCGATCCactgtatgcatgcatgtgcttctgtgtgttctgtgttatcctttttcaattttttttcagCAAACCTCCACAGCTCTGCAAGCTTCAAGGTTTGATAAACCTCTACAAAAGCACCATTGCTGCATTTATCTACCATTCCACCTTAAAGAGTGTCAGGTCTGTGAAAGCCCCACGCGCGAGGGAGACTGATTGAAAAGAGATGGGTTGAGGTGAAAGACAGAGGCACACCAGCAGTGAAAGTTTTGTCCTTCATCAGCCCTCCATACCTCTACCCCTCCATCTCATTAAGTATGGATAGATGATCAATAGGAGCGAAGCAGTAGAGGGGGATTAGGATTAGAAATCGATGGCTTTGTTTTCTTCAGCCTGCCAAAGATAAACACTGCCTTAAGACACTGACAACGCAACACAGAGACCTTTATGGCTTttcatctgtgtgtgagagggcaCGGTGATCACtctgtgtgtacagacagacaTCTGTTTGCAGCTTCTCACGCTGAGTTAAAAAGAGACACTTCGATCCCTTCATGAGATTGGGAGATGGGGGATGGGCTCTGATCCTGTTTAGTGGTAGAGCCTTGGTTGCTATGAAATGCAACAGAGGCTCTGTTGGAGATGCTGTAGACTCTGTGCTCTGTGTACTGCTTGAGATGCACATGTTGTCTTGTGCGTGGGAGACGCAGGTTATTTATCACCGATCAGAGGTCGACTGCTTGTTCACACCAAGTCGCAATTGTCTTATTGAAATAACGGGAGATGATTGATGGAGAGATAACATATGCTCGTTGCAAAGATAAGTGATGCTCCTAAAACCCTGAGTGGGCTGGAAGGAGTGATGCAAGGCATTCTGGGTAGGTGAGGCTTCACCTCCCACACAGAGATTCAAAAACATACCCCCTGCTTTGATCTCTTTCtgctctctccctttctctctcctcttccccgTCCctcctttcacacacacacacacacacacacacacacacacacacacacacacacacacacacacacacacacacacacacacacacacacacacacacacacacacacacacacacacacacacacacaccctgcgcACTCAGCCTGTTTGTTGTGGCTTTCGCCCCTCTCGCCTTTGAAAGAACAAAGGC contains these protein-coding regions:
- the LOC134866332 gene encoding ephrin type-A receptor 4-like, whose product is MEQLQPVRRANAEHTRFHAAHMAAHIRRIFSTLIWMLTLVSSSRTRIYPPNEVTLLDTRTVPGELKWAASPSEGGWEEVSIMDEKNIPIRTYQVCNVLEPNQNNWLRTDWIPRSGAQRVYVEVKFTLRDCNSLPGVTGTCKETFNLYYHESNEDRESYIRESSFIKVDTVAADESFTQVDVGDRIMKLNTEVRDVKVTTRKGFYLAFQDVGACIALVSVRVFYKTCPLTIRNLAKFPDTVTGADTSSLVEVRGSCVDQSEEKEEPKMYCGADGEWLVPIGGCFCNPGYQEKGGTCKACPVGFYKAKSSEAVCSKCPPHSHSLRDGATVCDCHSGFYRADSDPPSMACTQPPSAPQQLISVVNETSVVLEWAPPRRLGGRIDTSYSLECLICQTASHSQTGSKALPRNHSLSQPEAQRIGLGMQSDQGIVGSEVQSGRGVYQSRPVPGDYPRPGSGTSSQLCLPCSSDVLFSPEQTSLKSSRVVVSELRAHTHYTFIVHARNGVSQASGAGATQSVSVTVTTNQAAPSPVSSILATDVTRHSLSLSWQQPDRPNGVILEYEVKFYEKDQKERSYRIMRTFSRSVDVTGLNPLTVYVFHVRARTAAGYGDFSTAFEFATNSDPFPLIGEGVNSAFLLLSVSGVGILLLISAAVFIISRRRSKYSKTKQESEEEKHLNPGVKIYVDPFTYEDPDQAIHEFAKEIDVSSIHIERVIGMGEFGEVCSGRLRVQGKREIYVAIKSLKAGYSDKQRRDFLSEASIMGQFDHPNIIRLEGVVTRCKPLMIITEYMENGSLDTFLRKHDGQFTVIQLVGMLRGIASGMKYLSDMSYVHRDLAARNILVNSNLVCKVSDFGLSRVLEDDPEAAYTTREATGTYLSPGGKIPIRWTAPEAISYRKFTTASDVWSYGIVMWEVVSYGERPYWDMNNQDVIKAIEEGYRLPAPMDCPVVMHQLMLDCWERERAERPTFSQILNMLDKLIRNPGTLRRTGGDRPTATMLESAVGSEVCVSVLPEVCVPGWSVCEWLQSIGLERYRDTLAAAGYTSLDSLLALSHQEMDRLGIITPSHQDILIASVQQEMLSQMQHMQHTMVPV